One window from the genome of Pieris napi chromosome 12, ilPieNapi1.2, whole genome shotgun sequence encodes:
- the LOC125054910 gene encoding CLIP domain-containing serine protease HP8-like: MDKLWVALCGTCLFVSISALKACNGDAVCLPINECKLAYENIKVPNIQDVLRKTSCGFENNVPHVCCPPAFINFGRDNLLPNISVCGIQTDERIYGGDKTDIDEHPWMALLRYDKPKGSHGFYCGGVLISSRYILTAAHCIKGADIPPNWKLSQVRLGEWNLTSDVDCRSNDCSLPVMDVPIEKLIPHEDYKPRDGNQQNDIALIRLQREVKFNDFVKPICLPITQELRGNSYEGWDMEVAGWGKTENRSMSDVKLKVKLPIVSHQECTEVYASASRLITDKQLCAGGLDGQDSCRGDSGGSLMGQATKKKIWFAFGVVSYGPSPCGTPGWPGVYTRVTAFSDWILSKLEA; this comes from the exons ATGGATAAGTTGTGGGTTGCATTATGTGGAACATGTTTGTTTGTGTCCATTTCAGCACTCAAGG CTTGCAACGGTGACGCAGTCTGTTTGCCCATAAATGAATGCAAATTggcttatgaaaatataaaagtccCAAATATTCAGGACGTTTTAAGAAAAACATCTTGCGGCTTTGAGAACAATGTACCGCAC GTTTGCTGTCCCCCAGCATTTATAAACTTCGGTAGAGATAACTTACTGCCAAACATTTCGGTATGCGGTATTCAAACTGACGAAAGGATCTATGGAGGTGATAAGACCGATATTGATGAACATCCGTGGATGGCATTACTGCGATATGACAAAC caaaGGGGAGCCACGGTTTTTATTGTGGAGGAGTTTTAATATCATCGCGCTACATTCTGACCGCTGCACATTGTATCAAAGGAGCTGATATACCACCAAATTGGAAACT gAGTCAAGTGCGTCTTGGTGAATGGAATTTAACGAGCGATGTGGATTGTCGAAGTAATGACTGCAGCCTCCCGGTCATGGATGTACCGATAGAGAAACTCATCCCTCACGAAGATTATAAGCCAAGAGATGGGAATCAACAAAATGATATAGCTCTTATCCGGTTGCAAAGAGAGGTGAAATTTAATG ATTTTGTAAAGCCTATTTGTTTACCCATCACACAAGAACTCCGAGGTAATTCCTATGAAGGTTGGGATATGGAAGTAGCAGGTTGGGGGAAAACGGAAAATA GATCTATGTCCGACGTAAAATTGAAAGTGAAACTACCAATTGTGAGTCACCAAGAGTGTACAGAGGTGTATGCTTCGGCGTCACGCCTCATTACGGATAAACAACTGTGCGCTGGAGGTTTGGATGGTCAGGATTCCTGCCGTGGAGACTCTGGTGGGTCCCTTATGGGACAGGCGACGAAGAAGAAAATCTGGTTCGCCTTTGGGGTCGTCTCTTATGGCCCTTCACCGTGCGGGACACCAGGTTGGCCTGGAGTCTACACTAGAGTAACAGCATTTAGCGATTGGATCCTATCAAAGCTTGAAGCGTAA